The nucleotide sequence CCTGAACCCTCCAGGCTATATATACATACGGGAGCAGGTGAGCTCTCCTCGCCCGGCCAACCGTACCAAAATTAGCCGTGCTACTTGCCAGGCCGTCCGTACCTGTTTTGGGTCACCAAATGCAACGCGCGCCGGACCTGCCCATGCCATTTCCTCCCTCCATCTAACCACTCCCCCAGCCCTCCACGCCACTCTCACCCGCTCTTCATTTACCCTCCTCGCCTCACGCTCCTCCTTCCTCTACCTCCTCCTCACTCGTTCACTCGTCTCCGTCCCAAGATAGGAGCCCAGCACAAACTCCCACGATCATTCTCTTCCAAAAGTGAGACACAAAAATGAAGATCAGTTAGAGGAGGGTTTTCCAATTCCTACTTGCCTCGCGCTTCCAgtagttgccgcattgttccttcCGTTCCATACTTCCATCATCTCTTCCCCCCGCAGACTGCGGCGGGTTCTTGCATTCGCGAAGATGGCGCTAGCTCTGCGGCTCCTCCTCGTGTTCCTGGCAATTGGATCCTGCATAGCTGCCGACCATATCGACCTGTGGCCGATGCCCAAGACGGTGTCCCACGGGACGCAGAGGCTCTACGTCAGCAACAACACCACCATGTCGATGGCGGGAAGCAAGTACTCCGACGGCAAGGCGATCCTCAAGGACGCCTTCCAGAGGATGCTCGATTTGATGAAGCTGAACCACAACGCCGACGGTGCAAACCCAAGCTCCTCCCTGCTTACCGGTGTTAACATAGTCGTTCTTTCGACACAAGATGAGGTAACCTGCTCTCATTTTATCCGATGAACTGTGAGTTTCTTCACAAATTGCAAATGCCTGACTCTGTTGCTGTTCACCCTCTGCAGCTCGGCTTTGAGGTGGACGAGTCATACAACCTGACTGTTCCTACAATAGGAGAGCCGCTGCATGCGCAGATTGAGGTTAGTGAAAGCTGATTGCTTCATCTTGTGAAAATTCCTAATATAATGCTCTGGGAAGACATCAGAACTTACTTGGTTGCTTTACTTCTAGTTACTGCAACTCCTCTGTCCTCTTTGTGATAATTGCCTGACAGAGTATCCTGCCTACAGAGAAACAAACCATACAGTTACTGTTCTATACACAAACAACAGACTTCAGATGTGGCATAGAGTTTCATGCTACTAGCAGTATTTTAAACATGCTTACTTTGCAAAACATAACCCAGTTGCTTTTTCGATGAAGATAAAACCCAGTTGCTACATATACAATTCTTTAATAGAATTTGAACAGGCAAGTTATTACATACTACGGAGTATATCACAAGGCATCAAGGTAGTTTTCTCTTTTGTGCTTCACCGCATTCCAGCATCACTTGTGACATGCATATTGCTGTAACCTGGTTACCAACAAATAATTGCTAGTATTGGTAATGCCCTGCATGTTCTTCAGCTTATGAAATGAGTGATGTGTTCAAATTTATGGAAGATGCAAGCCGACGCAAATAGCATGATACGATTCATAAAAATAATTGATGCCACCTTTGCAATATTTTGTAGGCTCAAACAGTTTTTGGAGCACTTCACGCCTTACAGGTAACTTACTGCTCCAGTATGATTTTCTGGACACTAAATCTTCTTTGAGGTGATCCAACAGTAAATTATTTATGAATGTAGACATTTAGCCAACTGTGTCACTTTGAGTTCACATCAAGGCTTATTGGACTCAACTCAGCTCCGTGGATGATTAGTGATGCGCCCAGATTTCCTTACCGAGGCCTTCTTATTGGTGAGATACAGTGTGATATTATCTAACTTTCGCCCAACAAGCAGTTATTGTATTCCAATAACTAGAATCAGAACCTTGTTTTCGTTCAAAAAAAAGAAGCAGAACCTtgaagttacttctttttattGAAGGATTTTAAAAAAAATGAGCAGCCACATAAAAAAACTCAATTCTATGCCAAAATTCTCTCATAGGCTTCTATATGTTAAATCTTATTAATATGCCCATCCTGCTCATGATTATTGCACTGCTGATTATCAATACTAACTTGTGTTTGGACGCTTGCAGATACCTCAAGGCATTATCTTCCTCTCGCGATAATTAAAGGAGTGATTGATGCAATGACATACAGTAAACTGGTAGGTCTGATGACCATTCAATACTAATTGTGTGACTAATAAGTTGCACGAGACTTCAAAATATCATTGTGTTTATGTTTTCTCCACATTAGTTTTCATTATGATACCATGCACTCTTACTCTGTCGTCATGCAGAACGTTCTCCATTGGCATATCGTGGATGAGCAGTCATTTCCGATTGAAATACCTTCATACCCAAATCTGTGGAACGGTTCATACTCTTATTCCGAGAGATACACAATGTCTGATGCCATCGACATTGTACGGTGCGTTTTATTTTCACTTCCATATTCATATTAGAATTCTTGGCCTCTGAAATTTGTTTATATCACAGCAAAGAAAGCTAACAGGTGTATCTTCTTATGATCGTAATTCACATCTGCACTTATAGTGTAAACACTGCAGCATGAAGAGATGGCATAGATAATAGATTCCATGTTCTACTAACTTAGATACGCAGTTATGAAGCTATGACACTAGAAATAATGTAGCCAATCCATAACTTTGCAGGTATGCTGAAAAACGAGGTGTAAATGTCTTGGCTGAGATTGATGTTCCTGGCCATGCTCGTTCATGGTAAGACATTCCATTCTGTTCAGTTATGTATATTGAAAATAGGCAAGATTGACGACTCCCAGGCGCTTCAATTGGTTGGCATTTGATGGATCATACTGTAAATCGATAATTTGCTCATGTACATTCTAAAATCATGACTGTTTGCTAGAACACATCGGACCAACTAAAATATGTCACATTAGTGTTTAGAAAACACAGCAGGTGTGAAAATGCTGGCTTAAGTTTTCATCCCATTTCTCTGCTAGAGTTCATATGTTCCGGCTAATGGCATAATTTCCTAATGTCCCGCAAACAATTATCAATTTTGTAACTGCAAAGCTCAGGAACCAACCTTGCCTTGCATATAGTCCAGAATTCCGTTATGTCTTCTGTAGCAAAAAGGCACATTTTATGCAGTGAGGGTAGAGTCCAGATACCTTATTGGAGTTCAAATGTGCAACCTAATTTATATAGTAGCAATAAGCATGACTGAAAGTTGTAGATGTTGCACTTTTTCAGGGGTGTTGGCTACCCATCATTGTGGCCATCAGATAGCTGCAGAGAACCGCTTGATGTCAGTAACAACTTTACCTTCAAAGTTATTGATGGTATTCTTTCAGGTGATGAATCATACTAGTTTTGTTGGCAACAGTGGAGTTAGGTTCTTCATTTGTTTATTCAAAAGACCATTTATCCCGAGAGTGTGTTCCAAAAGAAACCAGTGACCAATGCACATAATACATAGTGGTTACATTACCTAGATTCAGTAGCTATTGGCAAATATTAGTCGACAGTCTAAATGGATTCTTAACTCTGTTTTCTTTCAGATTTTAGCAAggttttcaaattcaaatttgtccACTTAGGAGGTGATGAAGTCAATACAAGTAAGTCGAAGCATTGCTTTTACAGTTGTCATAGTATTACTGAACAGTGAACCTATAGATTAACTCCATTTTATCATTTCCTTTGAATTTCAGGCTGCTGGACTGCAACACCACACATTAAGGAATGGTATATTCTTATCAACATAAGAGAACTCAAAATCGATAACTTTGCCTGATGTGCTTCCATAACCAtgttatcaatgcaaaagcaaaTCAGTCATATATTTTTGTATCAGCCAGTTAATCTAATGATCATCCTTTTTCATGGCACACAGGTTGAATAATAACCACATGAATGTGTCGGATGCATACAGATATTTTGTGTTGAGAGCCCAAAAGATAGCAATATCACATGGATACGAAGTCATTAACTGGTATACCTATTAGTTGAAAATTTCACAGGGTCGATAGAATTCTTAACCCTTAACAGACACCATTCCATGTTTGCAGGGAAGAAACATTTAACAACTTCGGAGATAAGTTGGACCGTAAAACCGTGGTGCATAACTGGTACTTCCTCAATCATGAAAATGGCTCTGTTGGAAACTGTAGAATAATACATGCATGCACAAAGAATCAGTAATGAATCTTCAATGTACCATAGGACTTAAATGGAATTAGACTCATTTACAAGCTTGCCATTGTTCTTGACATTTATGCTCACAGTAAAGTAAGATATAGCATCTCAGACACTTGTTGCTGGTTTCAGTAACTAACAAGCCATATGCACATAAATTAACAGGCTTGGGGGGGATGTAGCACCAAAAGTGGTTGCTGCAGGGCTGAGATGCATAGTAAGCAACCAGGATAAGTGGTACCTAGATCACTTGGATGCCACATGGGAAGGATTTTACCTGAATGAACCCCTGAAAGGAATCAACAACACAGAACAGCAACGGTTGGTTATTGGTGGTGAGGTTTGCATGTGGGGAGAGCAAATCGATGCATCGGATATTGAACAAACTATTTGGCCACGTGCTGCAGCAGCTGCAGGTAAGTAATATAAATAGTTTCAGACTCATAAtctatgcattgaaaactcggaGCATGCATTGTTTTATCAAAACATTATCTTAGTTAGT is from Triticum aestivum cultivar Chinese Spring chromosome 3A, IWGSC CS RefSeq v2.1, whole genome shotgun sequence and encodes:
- the LOC123062898 gene encoding beta-hexosaminidase 3, producing the protein MALALRLLLVFLAIGSCIAADHIDLWPMPKTVSHGTQRLYVSNNTTMSMAGSKYSDGKAILKDAFQRMLDLMKLNHNADGANPSSSLLTGVNIVVLSTQDELGFEVDESYNLTVPTIGEPLHAQIEAQTVFGALHALQTFSQLCHFEFTSRLIGLNSAPWMISDAPRFPYRGLLIDTSRHYLPLAIIKGVIDAMTYSKLNVLHWHIVDEQSFPIEIPSYPNLWNGSYSYSERYTMSDAIDIVRYAEKRGVNVLAEIDVPGHARSWGVGYPSLWPSDSCREPLDVSNNFTFKVIDGILSDFSKVFKFKFVHLGGDEVNTSCWTATPHIKEWLNNNHMNVSDAYRYFVLRAQKIAISHGYEVINWEETFNNFGDKLDRKTVVHNWLGGDVAPKVVAAGLRCIVSNQDKWYLDHLDATWEGFYLNEPLKGINNTEQQRLVIGGEVCMWGEQIDASDIEQTIWPRAAAAAERLWSPLEQISEDTRSATSRLSRFRCLLNQRGVAAAPLAGDGRTAPYEPGPCVRQ